The following are encoded together in the Scytonema millei VB511283 genome:
- the hpsA gene encoding hormogonium polysaccharide biosynthesis protein HpsA codes for MSTRKRHRTKQNLFRPIWRLSINSLTRIFKWLLRCYILILRGISGRQPHLAKSGFILPTVAMVTLVVVLLTTALVFRSFDRAGKASNVRVNQAVLKAAEPALDRARAKIDALFNDPKLPRTTPSDIALYNAFISDKYTLGDETRLKLAFDINNTNGIQKQPNTEYKLENDETLNTAWKFPVDTDNNGKLDSYTLYGIYFRNPSRATDGKFNRARNPLEARTPPMTGSIGNECANASGTSASLIGDSSWFKSDGKLIKNFFVYTTTVPITSNPTDTTNYEKYSGNTSFSALEFQQDRSRIPLVSNAALFQDDIILTPGPSLYLNGRVFTNGNLLLGGNTGVRLFQVSSAYSCFYKEENSKITVGGNVANGGITDEDDNAADVTVDLFKGAGVLVGPSFSNTTGTISETNKSVNVGGGKTVAYNDAAYNKRIALMKEKALTYSTNGGTVTSYTNLPTVSSVNAVSQYPSEVKVGFEQKLTASGGSLNAQDALAEEIEIYLRNHIRRVPYGEITSYAGTGALGSYTSSNVFTSGTIEPPAAWQEITNTSPLSLLTAQLPQTQPEKQQEAKKEKYVGDRILVGNNLPAYWKKDGVYVSGSNEKQFLDTTGTIKWTEPNTEPRYRTTRVEILPDLGVSERNGFWENAAAQQPESDVSNVGGLRVITGAGIYVDDDGSATVGTPSFVRNTYSFLPKPTWDTNIVSNPTSIEQFTTASINSGNENIVAWTDLMPMTGGASEIAGSNRKGDLLMRATAVYHHKDSSYTVSATNSYLNRTPLACVSSYFDPTNATTAKNKLNHNTGYGVDTTNGRSNNGIVYSAPYSTDSARITEVGTYRTQLNQQARLVFPNGRIVNQPLRDALKKIDASGTRSLADNSALDTAICSLKILDGTLSVASSPPLPHGTIKEAAFLEGREIKAIDKTTGSSEYDIELEQRQPLEIRVTDLDMNQLKITTIGGSTRQEYLLPNSGLIYATRDDALLDLSDTSADLSSRKLLSPTDFKVDPTRRPNGIRLINGSNLARVNAYREEEKGLILVSDLAVFVKADTNNGFNLHRTPAGTTVEEFENPLDDDWGDFYTRGDGSAGNGRNTNFACRSGQTGCATGSTDGDTWRQAAIYADAVKLLSSSFQDGFRNQGDFDLGNNTGGNFADTRKKIGFWNNGFVTSADWADSSGYASSRNSYLTNGVTPVQRRVNFPEYLMEVCTKLPVSTCGANDWYVNPETNLKASDATTIGAAFNINTHKAGTTATLAAADYRRYPRRIAVLRKTDGSNRLILTDSTDKANPIPIGINSSGNITPYPYQNYSSGATTYNAYNSSSNKPRNSDSTLWYRMSSDANDPTNRTDRSTDRYGKNFPLQYMTGSGLLLPETVCVKKTVTAGSLVPCPTSWDSTVANLNLPTSDKASTYAVCVFASNKGSTKKYKTVGDTGFVGNCPGNNSNTSTVSGVIKGTRDILDSLTSPVPTGSLTAAGGTLTAAADVNVYQIPSAVKQFNNNATINLNSGSNPNAVFILKAPSGSFSFGDSKCSTSCGGVKVVLTNVEPNNVFWILDGGSVKFEDVTSSHEIKGTVFGGSSMHMGNNTEIEGRLLGNSNAVQFSNPSTSNVTAIVSSDQPLFIPVLQIHSPQGTPGDSTTDLPDDGKIEEKWTQLVSAETSQFNAAFVAGNMPSRPEEKPDDFENFVRFLESWRDPSNFSQKRNMKIQGGFIQLKRSTYATGPAAAVLNKRKTSGNAAYNNGEMSVFNYKYTAYNNNTGDANHTNETPYTEAPNRLWGFDVAILSQPSDLFSERFSTLPTAPPNEYFRQVGRDDLWVQYLLCAAQGSGSSYSYAVDGSERPSICPALSSYND; via the coding sequence ATGTCAACTCGCAAGCGCCACAGAACTAAACAGAATTTATTCAGACCAATCTGGCGGTTATCAATCAACTCACTGACAAGAATATTTAAATGGCTTCTACGCTGCTATATTCTTATATTGAGAGGAATTAGCGGACGACAACCTCATCTTGCTAAATCTGGCTTTATCTTGCCAACAGTGGCAATGGTAACTTTAGTAGTTGTTCTCCTAACTACAGCTCTTGTATTTCGGTCTTTCGATCGCGCTGGTAAAGCAAGTAATGTCAGGGTTAATCAAGCTGTTCTGAAGGCGGCTGAACCTGCGCTAGATCGCGCTAGAGCTAAGATAGATGCACTATTTAACGATCCGAAACTTCCACGTACAACTCCATCTGATATTGCCTTATATAATGCTTTTATTAGTGATAAATATACACTTGGCGATGAAACTCGCTTAAAGCTTGCATTTGATATCAATAATACTAATGGAATTCAAAAACAACCTAACACAGAATACAAATTAGAAAATGATGAAACTCTGAATACTGCTTGGAAGTTTCCAGTTGATACAGATAACAATGGTAAGCTTGATAGCTATACCCTCTACGGTATTTACTTCAGAAACCCCTCTCGCGCTACTGATGGAAAATTTAATCGAGCTAGAAACCCTCTAGAGGCAAGAACTCCACCTATGACAGGTAGCATTGGTAATGAATGCGCTAACGCATCTGGTACTAGTGCCAGCTTAATCGGTGATTCTAGTTGGTTTAAATCAGATGGTAAACTAATTAAAAACTTTTTTGTTTACACTACAACAGTTCCGATTACTAGCAATCCTACAGATACGACTAATTACGAAAAATATAGTGGCAATACAAGTTTTTCAGCTTTAGAGTTTCAACAGGATCGTAGTAGAATTCCTCTTGTTAGTAACGCAGCTTTATTTCAAGACGACATTATCTTAACTCCTGGTCCTAGTTTATATTTGAATGGTAGAGTTTTCACCAATGGAAATTTACTTTTAGGAGGAAATACAGGCGTTAGACTGTTTCAAGTTAGTAGTGCGTATTCCTGTTTTTATAAGGAAGAGAATAGTAAAATCACCGTTGGCGGTAACGTCGCAAATGGAGGCATTACTGACGAAGATGATAATGCAGCAGATGTAACAGTCGATCTATTTAAAGGAGCAGGTGTTCTCGTTGGTCCTAGTTTCTCTAACACTACTGGTACAATTAGCGAAACTAATAAATCCGTCAACGTAGGAGGAGGCAAAACCGTAGCTTACAACGATGCTGCATACAATAAGCGTATTGCTTTGATGAAGGAAAAAGCTCTCACTTACTCAACTAATGGCGGGACTGTAACCTCGTACACAAACCTTCCAACAGTAAGTAGTGTTAATGCTGTCAGCCAATATCCTTCAGAAGTGAAAGTAGGATTTGAACAGAAATTAACAGCATCAGGTGGTAGCTTAAACGCTCAAGATGCTCTAGCAGAAGAAATAGAAATTTATTTGAGAAACCATATTCGTCGCGTTCCATATGGTGAAATCACATCCTACGCTGGTACAGGTGCATTAGGTTCGTATACTAGTTCAAATGTTTTTACTTCAGGTACTATTGAACCGCCAGCAGCTTGGCAAGAAATTACAAATACCAGTCCCCTCTCGCTGCTAACGGCTCAGCTACCACAAACTCAACCAGAAAAACAACAGGAAGCGAAAAAAGAAAAATATGTAGGCGATCGCATTTTAGTTGGAAATAACCTACCTGCATATTGGAAAAAAGATGGCGTGTACGTTAGTGGATCTAATGAAAAGCAATTTCTGGACACCACAGGTACAATCAAATGGACTGAGCCTAATACTGAACCTCGTTATCGTACAACTCGTGTAGAAATTCTTCCCGATTTAGGGGTTTCTGAACGAAATGGTTTTTGGGAAAATGCTGCTGCACAACAACCTGAATCTGATGTGTCCAATGTCGGTGGCTTGCGGGTGATTACCGGAGCTGGAATTTATGTTGATGATGATGGTTCTGCTACAGTAGGTACTCCTTCTTTCGTTCGCAACACTTATTCTTTTCTGCCAAAACCTACTTGGGACACGAATATAGTTTCAAATCCAACAAGTATTGAGCAGTTTACTACTGCGTCAATCAACAGTGGTAACGAAAATATAGTTGCGTGGACAGATTTGATGCCTATGACTGGAGGAGCGAGTGAAATTGCTGGCTCGAACAGAAAAGGCGATTTGCTCATGAGAGCGACAGCAGTTTATCATCATAAGGACTCTTCATATACAGTCTCAGCTACGAATAGCTACTTAAATCGCACTCCTCTGGCTTGTGTAAGTAGCTATTTCGATCCAACGAATGCAACCACTGCCAAAAACAAGTTAAATCACAATACTGGTTATGGTGTTGATACTACTAACGGTAGATCTAACAATGGTATTGTTTATTCTGCTCCTTACAGCACTGATAGCGCCAGAATTACAGAAGTAGGAACCTACCGAACTCAGCTCAACCAACAGGCAAGGTTAGTGTTTCCGAATGGGCGAATAGTCAATCAACCATTGCGAGATGCTTTGAAAAAAATTGATGCTAGCGGCACGCGCTCATTAGCAGACAACTCAGCTCTCGATACAGCAATTTGTAGTTTGAAGATCCTCGACGGGACTCTTAGCGTCGCTAGCTCACCTCCCCTTCCTCACGGAACAATCAAAGAAGCAGCTTTCCTCGAAGGTAGGGAAATTAAGGCAATTGACAAAACAACAGGTAGTTCTGAATATGACATAGAACTAGAGCAACGCCAACCCCTAGAAATTAGGGTTACAGATCTCGACATGAATCAACTGAAAATTACTACAATTGGTGGATCTACTCGCCAAGAGTACCTACTACCAAATAGTGGTTTGATTTATGCTACACGAGATGACGCGCTACTCGATCTCAGCGATACCTCTGCCGATCTGAGTAGTAGGAAGTTACTCAGCCCAACTGATTTCAAGGTCGATCCCACCCGTCGCCCAAATGGAATTAGACTCATTAATGGCAGTAATCTCGCTAGGGTTAATGCATATAGAGAAGAAGAAAAAGGTTTAATTCTAGTCTCCGATTTAGCAGTGTTTGTCAAAGCTGATACTAACAATGGCTTTAACTTACATCGCACGCCAGCAGGAACAACTGTAGAAGAGTTTGAAAATCCACTAGACGATGATTGGGGAGACTTTTACACGCGAGGAGACGGTTCTGCTGGGAACGGACGAAATACTAACTTTGCCTGTCGTTCGGGACAAACTGGATGTGCTACAGGTTCTACTGATGGCGATACTTGGCGACAAGCAGCCATTTATGCTGATGCTGTCAAGTTACTTTCTAGTAGTTTTCAAGATGGTTTTCGGAATCAAGGGGACTTCGATCTCGGAAATAATACTGGTGGTAATTTTGCTGACACTCGTAAGAAAATTGGTTTTTGGAATAACGGTTTTGTTACCAGTGCTGATTGGGCAGATAGTAGCGGTTATGCGTCTTCTAGAAACTCTTACCTAACTAACGGAGTAACTCCAGTTCAGAGACGGGTAAATTTCCCAGAGTATTTAATGGAAGTCTGCACTAAGCTACCTGTCTCCACATGCGGAGCTAATGACTGGTATGTAAACCCAGAGACAAATCTCAAAGCCTCTGATGCAACTACGATCGGCGCAGCTTTTAATATCAATACCCATAAAGCAGGCACTACAGCAACACTTGCTGCTGCTGACTATAGACGGTATCCACGACGAATAGCTGTGTTGCGAAAAACTGATGGGAGCAATCGGCTGATTTTGACAGACTCTACTGACAAAGCCAACCCTATTCCTATTGGTATTAATAGCTCTGGAAATATTACTCCTTATCCCTATCAAAATTATTCTAGTGGCGCTACAACATACAACGCCTATAACAGTAGCAGTAATAAGCCTCGCAATAGCGATTCTACTTTGTGGTACAGAATGTCTAGCGATGCCAATGACCCAACCAACCGCACTGATAGAAGTACCGACCGTTATGGAAAAAACTTTCCTCTTCAATACATGACTGGTAGTGGTTTGCTGTTACCTGAAACAGTTTGCGTCAAAAAAACTGTAACAGCAGGTAGTTTAGTGCCGTGTCCAACCAGTTGGGATTCAACTGTAGCTAACCTAAATTTACCTACCTCTGATAAAGCCTCTACCTATGCAGTCTGCGTATTTGCAAGTAATAAAGGGTCTACCAAGAAATACAAAACAGTTGGTGATACTGGTTTTGTAGGTAACTGTCCTGGTAATAATAGCAATACCAGTACTGTTTCAGGAGTAATTAAAGGTACAAGAGATATACTAGACAGCCTAACATCCCCAGTTCCTACTGGTTCGCTCACTGCTGCTGGTGGTACTCTCACAGCTGCTGCTGATGTCAACGTATATCAAATACCCAGTGCAGTTAAGCAATTTAACAATAATGCAACTATTAATCTCAACAGTGGTAGTAATCCAAATGCAGTATTTATTCTTAAAGCTCCCAGTGGTAGTTTCAGTTTTGGCGACAGTAAATGTAGCACAAGCTGTGGCGGTGTTAAAGTTGTTCTCACAAACGTCGAACCTAACAATGTGTTTTGGATTTTAGATGGTGGTAGTGTCAAATTTGAAGATGTGACTTCATCTCATGAAATCAAAGGTACCGTCTTTGGTGGCTCTTCTATGCACATGGGCAACAATACGGAAATTGAAGGTCGGCTCTTAGGGAACTCAAACGCCGTTCAATTTAGCAATCCTAGTACTTCTAATGTCACAGCTATTGTTAGCAGCGATCAGCCTTTGTTCATACCAGTTCTACAAATTCACTCACCACAAGGAACTCCTGGGGACAGCACAACCGACCTACCAGATGACGGCAAGATTGAAGAGAAATGGACGCAACTTGTCTCAGCAGAAACATCTCAATTTAACGCTGCTTTTGTTGCAGGTAACATGCCTAGCCGTCCAGAGGAAAAACCAGATGACTTCGAGAACTTTGTACGTTTTCTAGAAAGCTGGAGAGATCCTTCTAATTTCTCACAAAAGAGGAACATGAAAATTCAAGGTGGCTTTATTCAGCTTAAACGTAGTACCTACGCTACCGGACCTGCTGCTGCTGTTCTCAATAAGAGGAAAACATCGGGTAATGCTGCTTATAATAATGGCGAAATGAGCGTTTTTAACTACAAATACACAGCATACAATAATAATACAGGTGACGCTAATCATACTAACGAAACTCCATACACTGAAGCACCAAACCGCTTGTGGGGTTTTGATGTCGCAATCCTATCTCAACCTTCGGACCTATTTTCTGAGAGATTTTCTACACTACCTACGGCTCCTCCTAACGAGTATTTTAGGCAAGTAGGTCGTGACGATCTGTGGGTTCAATATTTGCTTTGTGCTGCACAAGGTTCAGGAAGTAGCTATTCCTATGCAGTTGATGGCAGCGAACGTCCTAGTATTTGTCCAGCTTTGAGTTCCTATAACGACTGA
- the hpsB gene encoding hormogonium polysaccharide secretion pseudopilin HpsB has product MFSYIHKQYFSKTGESGLTIIECLVAVLVVSVLMAAIAPAIALSVATRVQARRVERATQAARTYIDGLSAGTITAPTQTASLPFVTNASVPTGSSSWSCTTTATNFYCSNITASSLYCIDLDVGSNGYTCTSNSVNDFIVQAFRTSNNQNYLLGLRVYRADGFSDSNAFQKSDGTSKKTASTYTSGLGNRKAPLVEMITEISPDRPKYTDFCNRLDSSSTAPCKSNN; this is encoded by the coding sequence ATGTTTAGCTACATACACAAGCAATATTTTTCTAAAACTGGTGAATCTGGTTTAACTATTATTGAATGCTTAGTAGCTGTTTTAGTAGTTTCAGTTTTGATGGCTGCGATCGCGCCTGCAATTGCTCTTTCTGTAGCTACGCGAGTACAAGCTAGGCGAGTGGAACGGGCAACCCAAGCCGCCAGAACTTACATTGATGGCTTAAGTGCTGGAACAATAACTGCTCCTACTCAGACAGCTTCATTACCGTTCGTCACTAACGCCTCTGTACCCACAGGCTCAAGTAGTTGGAGTTGCACTACTACCGCAACTAATTTCTACTGCTCAAATATTACAGCATCGAGTTTATACTGCATAGATCTTGATGTTGGCAGTAATGGCTACACCTGTACTAGTAATTCTGTCAATGACTTTATTGTTCAAGCATTTCGTACTAGTAACAATCAAAACTATCTGCTTGGCTTGCGAGTATATAGAGCAGATGGTTTCAGTGATAGCAATGCTTTTCAAAAAAGTGATGGGACTAGTAAAAAAACAGCATCAACGTACACATCAGGGTTAGGTAATCGCAAAGCTCCATTAGTGGAAATGATTACAGAAATTAGCCCCGATCGACCAAAATACACAGATTTTTGTAATCGTTTGGATTCTTCTAGTACAGCTCCTTGTAAGAGTAATAACTAA
- the hpsC gene encoding hormogonium polysaccharide secretion pseudopilin HpsC yields the protein MKNSNALSLSKLFSKYQKQRYQVAQKSRGFTLIELLIAMVMSSIILGALLTFINTLLSSERQEQAKATTEQEIQAALDYIAQDLQQAVYIYDNDGLSRNSTTNSTTSGIKDQIPPVATGADGCGSSTPTCVPVLVFWKREHKQRVVPVTGVTAKDDTFVYSLVAYYLTKGDSDNRWSNNARIRRFQIQGGVVNPTTPTNADRTPNYITGETPSNGFMPFDLKVSGSTLQEKMNRWQKATTNNNIGNAVNYNAEARVLIDFVDNSSTNLPDCPANTQRVPSTLVGGFYSCVNSAKTIAQVFIRGNALARIDQNNAYSSTQSVYFPTASVQVKGRGLLGGE from the coding sequence ATGAAAAACAGTAACGCGCTCAGTCTAAGCAAGTTATTCTCAAAGTATCAAAAACAACGCTATCAAGTAGCTCAAAAAAGCAGAGGTTTTACTCTGATTGAACTCTTGATAGCAATGGTAATGTCATCCATTATTTTGGGAGCTTTGCTAACATTTATTAATACTTTGCTGAGTTCAGAGCGTCAAGAGCAAGCAAAGGCAACTACAGAACAAGAAATTCAAGCAGCACTTGATTATATTGCCCAGGATTTACAACAAGCAGTTTATATCTATGATAATGATGGATTAAGTAGAAACTCAACTACAAATTCCACAACTTCTGGAATTAAAGACCAAATTCCACCTGTAGCCACTGGAGCTGATGGTTGTGGTAGTTCAACACCTACCTGTGTTCCAGTCCTGGTATTTTGGAAACGCGAACATAAGCAACGTGTAGTACCAGTAACAGGAGTAACTGCCAAAGATGATACTTTTGTTTACTCTCTAGTTGCCTATTACTTAACTAAAGGGGATAGTGACAATAGGTGGTCTAATAATGCCCGCATTCGTAGATTTCAAATTCAAGGTGGAGTGGTAAATCCCACGACTCCAACTAATGCTGATAGAACTCCTAACTATATTACAGGTGAGACTCCTAGCAATGGTTTTATGCCGTTTGACTTAAAAGTATCTGGTAGTACGCTTCAAGAAAAAATGAATCGTTGGCAAAAGGCGACTACAAATAACAATATTGGCAATGCTGTAAACTATAATGCAGAAGCTAGAGTACTAATTGATTTTGTAGACAATAGTAGTACTAACCTACCTGATTGCCCTGCTAACACACAGCGAGTTCCATCAACCTTAGTAGGTGGATTTTATTCGTGTGTTAATTCTGCTAAAACTATAGCGCAAGTATTTATTAGAGGTAACGCTCTGGCTCGCATAGACCAAAATAATGCATATAGCAGTACTCAGTCTGTTTATTTCCCGACTGCTAGTGTTCAAGTTAAAGGGCGTGGATTATTAGGTGGCGAATAA
- a CDS encoding pilus assembly FimT family protein: protein MIGVALVKRARLQKISNCTALLAKQYSSQVARKNYLSNSGFTLLETLVTVIIVGVLAAIAAPSWVSFTDTRRLNAAQDRVLYTIQEAQSNAKRDKITWEACFRNDGNKVVYAVHPRVISNSSWNCTQATNWQSILQEGSQFITINSTNSTLRQNPTGYYRVRFRFDGALDTQDGGAGNQQGRITLAARYGGNNPKRCVIVSTLLGALRSAQDNQCQ, encoded by the coding sequence ATGATTGGAGTAGCATTAGTCAAAAGAGCGCGGTTACAAAAAATATCTAATTGTACCGCTTTGTTAGCCAAGCAATATTCAAGTCAGGTCGCACGAAAAAACTATCTATCTAATTCTGGATTTACACTTCTAGAAACGCTGGTAACGGTAATTATAGTTGGTGTTTTAGCCGCGATCGCCGCTCCTAGTTGGGTAAGTTTTACAGATACTCGCCGCCTTAATGCTGCTCAAGACCGAGTTCTTTACACAATACAAGAAGCTCAAAGTAATGCTAAGCGAGATAAAATTACTTGGGAAGCTTGTTTTCGTAATGATGGTAATAAAGTTGTATACGCAGTTCATCCCAGAGTTATTAGTAATAGCAGTTGGAATTGTACTCAAGCTACAAACTGGCAATCCATTCTTCAAGAAGGTTCTCAGTTTATTACAATTAATTCAACAAACTCTACTTTGCGGCAAAATCCAACTGGATACTACCGAGTCAGGTTTAGATTTGACGGCGCACTTGATACACAGGATGGTGGTGCTGGAAACCAACAAGGTAGAATTACCTTAGCTGCTCGTTATGGTGGTAACAATCCTAAACGCTGTGTCATTGTTTCTACTTTACTAGGTGCGTTGCGTTCTGCTCAAGATAATCAATGTCAGTGA